Sequence from the Desulfatiglans sp. genome:
GTAAAAGGGAGAAAGTACGAACTCTTCTATTGGCTCCCCCTGTTCAGGTCTTCCTATCCCTATTTTTATCCTGGGAAAGGCTGTTTCTGAAAGATTTTCAATTATAGATTTTATGCCTCTGTGTCCACCTGTGCTGCCATTACTTACCACCTTGATACGCCCGAATGGCAGGTCAAGGTCGTCATGTATTACCAGGATGCGGTCACTTTTTATATGATAATAATCAGCACATGCCTTGACTGATATACCGCTCAGATTCATGTATGTGGTTGGTTTCAGGAGTATCAATTCCTTTCCATATCTTTCCACAACAGTATTTTTTGAATGGAATTTTCGATTTTCCAGCTTTACCCCCATATTCCGGCACATAGTGTCTATAACCATAAAACCTATATTATGCCTGGTATGGGAGTATTTTCTGCCTGGATTGCCTAGACCAACAATCAAGTCCACTTAAAAGTCACTTATTTTTTTTCTGGTTCTTCTGCTTTTGCCTCTTCGCCTTCTTCACCAGGCGCTGCCTTCTCTGCTGCTGCCGGGGCGTTTACAACCGCTACAGTGAGGTGGCCTTCCTGTGTAGAGGTAATGCCTTCAGGGAAAGCAACATCCCTGATATGCAGTGAATCACCAACGCCAAGCCCTGAGACGTCTATCTCTATCTTTTCTATCACCTTGTCAGGAAGACACTTAATTGTCAGTTCACGTCTTACATGCTGAAGAACTCCACCAAGAGCTACACCTGCAGGGGTATTGATCAGTATGACCGGGATATTGAGTATCAATTCCTTGTCCAGTGAAATCTCACAAAAGTCTGCATGGATATATCTCTCCTTGAGAGGATCGGATTGCAGTTCTTTAAGGATTACCAGCTTTGAATCGGTACCTTTTGCAGACTGAATCTGGAGATTAAGAATAATATTTTTACTTGCAGCACTTTTTAAAATTTTGCGAAGCTCACCATCTATAAAGGTGACCATAATGGGTTCGCTTTTTGCGCCATAAAAAATGCCCGGTATATCCATACTTTGTCTCATCTTTTTAGCTGCTTCTTTACCCTTGGTATCACGTTCCTTTACAGCTAACTGGTATTGTGCCATTTTATCCTCCTGTGCAGGGCAAATATGCCCCTAAATATTTATTTCCCGGTTATACGGGCTGTTTATTGACTATAAAGCCAAAAAATTCACAATCATAAAGTCATTAAAAAGCCCCTTTAACTATACAAACAGGGTACTTACTGAATGTGAATAATATATCCTTCTTATTGCCTCACCTATCAATTCCGCTACAGAGAGAGCCACAATTTTTGAACACTTTTGTGATGCCTCACTCAGTGGGATAGTGTTTGTTACCACAAGCTGATTTATATCTGAATTTTCAAGCCTTTCTATTGAAGGCCCGGAAAGAACAGGGTGTGTACAGCATGCAAATATCTCTTTTGTCCCCCTTTTTTTAAGTGCTGCCGCTCCTTGGACAAGTGTGCCTGCGGTGTCGACCATGTCATCAAGAATAATGGCTGTTTTGCCATCAACCTCACCTATTATATTCATTGCCTCTGAAACATTCGGGGCATCTCTTCTTTTATCTATGATGGCAAGCGAAGCCGAGAGACGTTTTGCAAATGCCCTTGCTCTTTCCACACCCCCCGCATCCGGTGAAACGATAACAAGATTGTCACGAAAATGATTATTCATATATTTAATAAGGAGCGGCGCTGCAAAGAGGTTGTCAACAGGGATATTAAAGTAGCCCTGTATCTGCCCGGCATGGAGATCAAGGGATATGACACGGTCTGCCCCTGCGGTTGTAATAAGGTCCGCAACAAGTTTTGCAGATATGGGCACCCTCGGCTTTACCTTGCGGTCCTGTCGTCCGTAACCATAATAGGGGATTACTGCTGTTATACGTTTTGCAGAAGCCCTTTTAAGTGCATCCATGATTATAAGCAGCTGCATCAGGTTATCGTTCACCGGTGTGCAGGTTGACTGAATCACAAATACATCCCTGTTTCTGATGTTTTCATGGATTTCAATCTGTGTTTCACCGTCACTGAATGTTTTTGCTGTAATTTTCCCTGGTTCTATGCCCAGGTAATTACATACCTCCTGAGTTAATACCGGATTGGATGTTCCGCCGAATACCTTCATGATGATCTGCAATACTCCCTTATTAAAAAAAATAAATTTTTTGCTGTCAATGGCTGGGGTGGGAGGATTCGAACCTCCGAATGCGGACTCCAAAGGCCCGTGTCTTACCGCTTGACGACACCCCAATACTTTAATCAGACAGCTTTTTTTATAAATCCTCTTGCCACGCTGATGTGCCTCAGATCATCCGATGCAAACAGTTCCATAGCCATAACAGCCTTTTTACGGGATTTAAACACGCCAAAAACTGAGGGCCCGCTGCCCGACATCATTGCCCCTTCGGCACCTGCATCCATTATTCTTCTTTTAAGCGTAGAAATAAGAGGAAAGCTTGTACAGGTAACCTTTTCGAGGTCGTTTTTTAATATGTCCCTGATGATAATATCACCATTTTTCAAACTTTTTCTTATATAGTCATATTTATTTGATGTCAACTCCATTTTATAGTTCTGATAGACCCATGCAGTTGATACTTCAATCTGAGGTGTGATTATCAGATACCAGTATAGAGGCCAATTTTCTATTGGCTCAAGTATCTCACCAACACCTGTTGCAATAGATGGTACAGCCCTGATAAAGAAGGGCACATCTGCGCCTAGAGATAATGCAAGTTGAAGCAGCTCATTTTCTGTGATCGGTAATGAATAAAGCTCATTAAGGGCAAGAAG
This genomic interval carries:
- a CDS encoding aminoacyl-tRNA hydrolase, translating into MDLIVGLGNPGRKYSHTRHNIGFMVIDTMCRNMGVKLENRKFHSKNTVVERYGKELILLKPTTYMNLSGISVKACADYYHIKSDRILVIHDDLDLPFGRIKVVSNGSTGGHRGIKSIIENLSETAFPRIKIGIGRPEQGEPIEEFVLSPFYDSQTEMLKKVVDLSGKACDLFLSDGIIAAMNRINANKSIDMEEITECRV
- the ispE gene encoding 4-(cytidine 5'-diphospho)-2-C-methyl-D-erythritol kinase; this encodes MVESSISIKAPAKINARLEITGKRANGYHDLFSLMIPVELFDHINIRLNDSGKITLISSGFSVPDDPSNLVYRAAKLFHDMADIEIKGIVITLNKNIPVAAGLGGGSSDAASTLLALNELYSLPITENELLQLALSLGADVPFFIRAVPSIATGVGEILEPIENWPLYWYLIITPQIEVSTAWVYQNYKMELTSNKYDYIRKSLKNGDIIIRDILKNDLEKVTCTSFPLISTLKRRIMDAGAEGAMMSGSGPSVFGVFKSRKKAVMAMELFASDDLRHISVARGFIKKAV
- a CDS encoding 50S ribosomal protein L25, giving the protein MAQYQLAVKERDTKGKEAAKKMRQSMDIPGIFYGAKSEPIMVTFIDGELRKILKSAASKNIILNLQIQSAKGTDSKLVILKELQSDPLKERYIHADFCEISLDKELILNIPVILINTPAGVALGGVLQHVRRELTIKCLPDKVIEKIEIDVSGLGVGDSLHIRDVAFPEGITSTQEGHLTVAVVNAPAAAEKAAPGEEGEEAKAEEPEKK
- a CDS encoding ribose-phosphate pyrophosphokinase gives rise to the protein MQIIMKVFGGTSNPVLTQEVCNYLGIEPGKITAKTFSDGETQIEIHENIRNRDVFVIQSTCTPVNDNLMQLLIIMDALKRASAKRITAVIPYYGYGRQDRKVKPRVPISAKLVADLITTAGADRVISLDLHAGQIQGYFNIPVDNLFAAPLLIKYMNNHFRDNLVIVSPDAGGVERARAFAKRLSASLAIIDKRRDAPNVSEAMNIIGEVDGKTAIILDDMVDTAGTLVQGAAALKKRGTKEIFACCTHPVLSGPSIERLENSDINQLVVTNTIPLSEASQKCSKIVALSVAELIGEAIRRIYYSHSVSTLFV